TTCGCATCGCCCTCGGAAACGGCTGTCCCCACCAACTGATACGCGATGCTCGCATGTTCGCGGGCCTTCAGCGCATCGGATATCTTGCGATCCATGATCGTGCTCTTGTCGCTCTTGATCTGTCTGGAAACCACGGTGAGCACCAGACTGTCCGGCATTCCCGCTTCTCCCATCCGGACTCCTCCAGTCATCTCTTTCGCATATACGGTCCAGTCACTCTGATTCGACGTGCCGTCAATCCAGATCGAACTTTCCGGCGTCAAGGCCAGCGTTTGCGCTTCGGCGGTTTCCGCCGGTACGAAAGCCGCCATCGCAAAGAAGGCAGCTATCCAGATCATCGTGTGTTTCATGGATCCCTTCCGGTTTTTTTCAATAAGACACCTTGCGGCACAGGTTGTTGCAAAACGCCCTGAGCCGCCTGTATAAAACACCTTGTACGGAACCCGCTGCATGGTGTCAACAGGCCCTAATCTCCGCCTGACCCTCAAATTACTGTACGTACTGTACGCAACATATGTTACTATTTAGTAACTTTGCAAGGCTAGTACGTTCCCGAAACAAACCGGATCAGGCACACGGGTAAAAATCTGGGCCGGACATAGAACGAGGCTCCGCAGACAGCCTTGCGCTGAAAGGGCTTCCGGTCTACTCCATACCATCGTTTCGTCACGATAAACGCATCGAACAACATCCTTATCAAACCATCCCCAATCATGAACAGGAAAAAAACTCCCACCGATAGTGCATCCCGGCGCGAATTCGTCAAAAAGGGCGCGCTCGGAGCTGCCGCCATGCTGGCAGGATATACGCCGGCCATGGCCAAGACCCCGCAGCGCAAAACTATCGTCCATAAACCGGCGCCGGCCACGGTCCTTGGCGCAAACGACCGTCTGAACATCGGATTCATAGGCGTGGGCGGCCAGGGCTACAATGCCCATATAGGCACCATCGACAATCATGGCGCGGAATTCAATGCGGCCGGTGTGGCTGTCTGCGACGTTTTCAACAAGCGCAGGGATCGCGCGGCCGAAAGACTCGGCCTCACGGATGCAGATACATACGACGACTACCGGGCCCTGCTTGAACGGGATGATGTGGATGCTGTCTTCATTGGCGCCGTAGACCACTGGCACTCGGCCATCGCTACCGACGCCATGGATGCCGGCAAGCATGTCTACTGCGAAAAGCCGATGACGCGCTACCTGCACGAGGCCTTCGACATCTACGACAAAACCATGGAAACCGGGAAGATTTTCCAGATCGGTTCCCAGTACTGTACGGAAGGCAAGTGGCACCGTGCCGCAGAAATGATCCAGGCAGGCATGATCGGTCCCCTCGTGCTGGGACAGGATTCCTACTGCCGCAACAATCCCGACGGCGAGTGGAATTACGGAATCGACGAAGATTCTTCTCCGGAAAACATTGATTGGGCCTCCTGGCTCGGACCCGTTTCCGACCGTCCGTTCAGCGCGGACGAGTATCATCGCTGGCGCAAGTATTACCCGTACTGTGCAGGCATCCTCGGTGATCTGCTCGCCCACCGTATCCACCCGCTGATGATTGCAACAGGGGCCCCTGAATTTCCGGTGCGGGTTGCCTCGCTCGGCACACGCAAGGTCACACCCGACCGCGACGTACCCGATAACACACAGGTACTGGCCGAATTCGCCAGCGGCCTGACCCTCCTGGTTATCGGAAGCACCGTCAACGAGCAAGGACTCGGGCAGGTGATCCGGGGCCACGAAGGTACGCTGTACTTCTCCGGCAACTCCATCGAACTGCGTCCGGAACGGCCTTTTGCCGATCTGGTTGACCAGCAGATGGAAGAGAATGTCGAGCCTGGCGTAAGCGTACCCGCACACGTGGAGAACTGGCTGACCTCGATCCGCGAGAACACGCAACCCAACGGAAACATCGACCTGTCGATCAAGGCGCAAACGATTATTTGCATGGCCGAGATGTCGGACCGCCTGGGTGAAATGCTCTACTTCGACGAGGAAACGCGCAAAATGACCACAGGCGGCGGACGCGAGATCGAGCCGATCACGTACGGCACGCTCGAACTGTCGTAGCAGTCAAACGGCGGAGGCGGGGATGGGTACCGTTCGATTGGCGCGCATGGCGATGGCCTGTCGCTTTGAACTTGTCCTCCAGGGCGAGGACGAGTTGCGGCTACGGGCTGCCGGCGAGGAAGCGCTCCGGGAAATCGAACGACTGGAAACACGTCTTTCCAGATTCCTTCCCGTCTCCGACGTATCCCGCATCAATACGCACGCTTCCGAGGAAGCCGTGCCGGTCGAGCGGTGGTTGTTCGATTTATTGAAGCAATCCCTGGATCTGCACCGTTGCACGGACGGGGCTTTCGATCTGACGATCGGCCCACTCATGAAGGTGTGGGGGTTTTACGGCGACGGAGGGCGTGTACCGGACGCAGACGAGTTGGCCCAGGCCCGCCTGCGTACAGGCATGCACCTCGTTGAACTGGACGAGGCGCATTGTACGGTGCGTTTTGCCCACAAAGGGGTTGCTTTGGATTTCGGGGCCATCGGCAAGGGATACGCCGTGGACGAAGCCATACGCATATTGAGAGAGGCCGGCGTGGAGCGGGCTTTCCTGCACGGCGGCACCAGCACGATGTACGGAATCGGACAGCCGCTCGACGCCGACTCCTGGAACGTGGCCGTTGTGGACCCCCGGGCACCGGACGAACCCGTCGCCGTCGTAGCGATTCGGGACGAGGCCTTGTCGGTTTCGGCTGTTTCGGGTAAATCCTTCGAGGTTGAGGGAACCTGTTACGGCCATGTGCTGGACCCCCGCCTTGGAAAACCCGTTCGCGGAGCGCTGCTGGCGGCGACCGTTACTTCATCGGCCACTACCGCCGATGCCGTTTCGACCGCCCTGCTCGTACATGCCCGCCCCCTGCCCGAATACCGGTCCCTGGTCATTCAACCGGACGATGAAGGCCCTCTTCCCCATCGCATTCTGCACCACGGGATCCCCCTGTGCGATACATCGAAAAAGACTCCCGCTCCACCCCCTGCACCCGTGTTGAACGGCCATGCTACAACGTGGCAACAACACCCAGCCTGAACACCGCACTATGAAAGATCATACCTACGGCGGCCTCTTGAGTCGTCGAAATTTTCTGAAACGGAGCTCCCTGATCCCTCTTTCAGGCCTGCTTGCACAGGCCCCCGCCATCGGTGCAGATGCGCGCCGGGCAACCTTCCAGGAACAGGTACAGGCCGCCATAATCGGTTTCGGCCCGCAGGGGCGGGACATAGCCGCCACGCTGACACGCATCCCCGAGGTGGATCTTGCTGCGGTAGTGGACACCTACAACGTCATGCTGCGGAGAGCGCAACGCTCGGCGCCGGGAGCGGCCACATTCGAAGACTACCGCGAGGTACTGGATAATCCGGACATTTCCACGGTCTTTATCGCCACGCCCACGCACCTGCACAAACAAATTGCGCTCGATGCCTTGTCTGCCGGCAAGCATGTATACGTAGAAGCGCCGATGGCCTCGAACATCGACGATGCGCGGGTCATGGCGCAAGCCGCCCGTGACAATCCCAACCTGATTTTTCAGGTAGGACTGCATGCCCGGTCGCATCCGAATTATCGTTCCGTCTTCCAGTTCATCCGTAGCGGGGCCCTTGGAAAGGCCACAATGACCCGTTCCCAGTGGCATACAAAAGAAAGCTGGCGGAGGGCCTCGCCTAACCGGGAACGCGAGATCGCACTAAACTGGCGGCTTGACGCAGGGGTCTCTACCGGACTCATCGGCGAGGTAGGCACGCATCAGCTCGATCCTGCCCTGTGGTTTCTGAGCAAACGTCCGGCAGCGGTTACCGGTCTGGGGCAGATCATGTTATGGAATGACGGGCGCCAGGTACCCGATACGATCCAGGCCGTCTTCGAACTGGAGGACGGCGGCGTACCTATGTTGTACGACGCTACCCTTACGAGCTCGTTCGACGCCGCCTACGACACCTACTCGGGACGCGACAGCACCATCATGTTCCGCGACCACCGGGCCTGGATGTTCAAGGAAGTCGATGCCCCGTTGCTCGGATGGGAAGTGTACGCCAGAAAAGACAAGTTCTATAAGGAAACCGGTATTGCGCTGGTGGCGAATGCTACCCAACTGGATGCCCAGGATATCTCACCGACCGAAGATGATCCCAATCTCGAGACGCCCCTTTGGTACGCAATACGTGACTTCATCGACAACCATGCCTTTGGACCATATCCGCCGGCAGCGTCTTACGAGGTTGGTTTCCAAATGGCCGTCATCACTATAAAGGCCAACGAGGCCATCCTTCAGGGAACGCGCATCGAATATGACGATGCCTTGTTCGAAATCTAAACCGGGTGCATCCCATCACACCGAACCTGTTATGGCTCCTATACATTCTCGCCGTACGCGGCGTACCTTTTTGCAGAAAACCGGCGCCTTGCTGGGCGGACTTGCGTTGTCCGGCACCCCGGCCGCTACGCTTGCAAGCACCCAAAGTGTGCAAAGGCGCACCCCCCTGCCTCCGGGTATGAATCCCCTCGGCGTAGCACTCGTGGGTCTCGGCAACTACGCTACGAACCAGTTGGCTCCCGCTCTCCAGGAAACGGAGCGCTGCCGCCTCACAGGCATTGTCACGGGTACGCCCGCCAAGGCCGACAAGTGGATGGCCGAATACAATATCCCGGGGGAAAACGTCTACAATTACGAGACCTTCGACCGGATTGCGGACAATCCGGATATCGACATCGTGTATGTGGTGTTGCCAAACAGCATGCATGCGGAATATGCGATCCGGGCTGCCGAAGCAGGCAAGCAGGTCATTACGGAGAAGCCTATGGCAACCTCCGTACGCGATTGCGAGCGCATGATCGAGGCGTGCGACAAGGCCGGCGTAAAACTTTCGGTGGGATACCGCCTCCACTTCGAACCGCATCACCAGGAAATCATGCGCCTGGCGCAGGAACAGGTCTTCGGACCGGTCACTGTCGTCGAGGCCAGTTTCAGTTTTACCTCGCGCAACACCGAGGCCTGGCGATTCAGCAAGGAAAT
The sequence above is drawn from the Bacteroidetes bacterium SB0662_bin_6 genome and encodes:
- a CDS encoding YceI family protein — encoded protein: MQRVPYKVFYTGGSGRFATTCAARCLIEKNRKGSMKHTMIWIAAFFAMAAFVPAETAEAQTLALTPESSIWIDGTSNQSDWTVYAKEMTGGVRMGEAGMPDSLVLTVVSRQIKSDKSTIMDRKISDALKAREHASIAYQLVGTAVSEGDANMLMTQGSLTIAGVTKDIEMEVSAEHLEGGSVRYTGMTALQFTEYGMKPPTALYGALRTGNDVTVHFDVTFASSE
- a CDS encoding Gfo/Idh/MocA family oxidoreductase — translated: MNRKKTPTDSASRREFVKKGALGAAAMLAGYTPAMAKTPQRKTIVHKPAPATVLGANDRLNIGFIGVGGQGYNAHIGTIDNHGAEFNAAGVAVCDVFNKRRDRAAERLGLTDADTYDDYRALLERDDVDAVFIGAVDHWHSAIATDAMDAGKHVYCEKPMTRYLHEAFDIYDKTMETGKIFQIGSQYCTEGKWHRAAEMIQAGMIGPLVLGQDSYCRNNPDGEWNYGIDEDSSPENIDWASWLGPVSDRPFSADEYHRWRKYYPYCAGILGDLLAHRIHPLMIATGAPEFPVRVASLGTRKVTPDRDVPDNTQVLAEFASGLTLLVIGSTVNEQGLGQVIRGHEGTLYFSGNSIELRPERPFADLVDQQMEENVEPGVSVPAHVENWLTSIRENTQPNGNIDLSIKAQTIICMAEMSDRLGEMLYFDEETRKMTTGGGREIEPITYGTLELS
- a CDS encoding FAD:protein FMN transferase: MGTVRLARMAMACRFELVLQGEDELRLRAAGEEALREIERLETRLSRFLPVSDVSRINTHASEEAVPVERWLFDLLKQSLDLHRCTDGAFDLTIGPLMKVWGFYGDGGRVPDADELAQARLRTGMHLVELDEAHCTVRFAHKGVALDFGAIGKGYAVDEAIRILREAGVERAFLHGGTSTMYGIGQPLDADSWNVAVVDPRAPDEPVAVVAIRDEALSVSAVSGKSFEVEGTCYGHVLDPRLGKPVRGALLAATVTSSATTADAVSTALLVHARPLPEYRSLVIQPDDEGPLPHRILHHGIPLCDTSKKTPAPPPAPVLNGHATTWQQHPA
- a CDS encoding Gfo/Idh/MocA family oxidoreductase translates to MLQRGNNTQPEHRTMKDHTYGGLLSRRNFLKRSSLIPLSGLLAQAPAIGADARRATFQEQVQAAIIGFGPQGRDIAATLTRIPEVDLAAVVDTYNVMLRRAQRSAPGAATFEDYREVLDNPDISTVFIATPTHLHKQIALDALSAGKHVYVEAPMASNIDDARVMAQAARDNPNLIFQVGLHARSHPNYRSVFQFIRSGALGKATMTRSQWHTKESWRRASPNREREIALNWRLDAGVSTGLIGEVGTHQLDPALWFLSKRPAAVTGLGQIMLWNDGRQVPDTIQAVFELEDGGVPMLYDATLTSSFDAAYDTYSGRDSTIMFRDHRAWMFKEVDAPLLGWEVYARKDKFYKETGIALVANATQLDAQDISPTEDDPNLETPLWYAIRDFIDNHAFGPYPPAASYEVGFQMAVITIKANEAILQGTRIEYDDALFEI
- a CDS encoding Gfo/Idh/MocA family oxidoreductase gives rise to the protein MAPIHSRRTRRTFLQKTGALLGGLALSGTPAATLASTQSVQRRTPLPPGMNPLGVALVGLGNYATNQLAPALQETERCRLTGIVTGTPAKADKWMAEYNIPGENVYNYETFDRIADNPDIDIVYVVLPNSMHAEYAIRAAEAGKQVITEKPMATSVRDCERMIEACDKAGVKLSVGYRLHFEPHHQEIMRLAQEQVFGPVTVVEASFSFTSRNTEAWRFSKEMAGGGALLDVGVYAIQGARYTIGEEPVRVRASGYNTRPDIFTEIYETILWEMEFPGGAVSSHSTSYSANVNRLYMMAPRGWARIEPAFMYNSVSGETNEGPMGYPHVTQQALQIDDFARCITEDETSRVSGEEGLKDMKVIEAIYRSIDRNGRWVDV